The genomic interval AGAACTTAATTCCTAATCTCATGAGAATTAAGTTTCCATtctttaattccaaaattatGTAAGTTCAacttatttcatttcattccTCTTATGTTTAACAAGTATACATCATCAACCATTTTCATTATGAATTTCAATTCTCCAATCAACAATGCTCTAGTTAGTATAGTATAAGGAAATTAAGGTGTGTATTGTGCTCTGTTTCCGGCTACTCCACGGGCCAAGGTTGGTGCTGATCGGAAGCTCGTGTGACGCCGGTCATCTCCATGCCATCATTGTCGCCGTAAAGCATTCGGAAAGTTACTGATCGAAGCCGTGAAAAGTCATTGAATCCCCGCTTCAATTCGCCGCGGTTTCTCCGATTTTCGGTGACGCCGCCACTTGGGTTTTGTTCTCCACAGTTTCCTCTGTCTTTTCTGACCAACCACAGCCACCGGAGGAGCCAATTTGCTGTTGATCGGCCGTTGAAGGATTCACGGGTTTGGGAGAAATgaacttaatatttatgaagCAAAGttcaaataagaataagaGAAAGGGCTTCATGAAATTTTGTACAGAAAAGACAAAATCGGTGGCATGGTGCCACTGTTGCACGATAGGCAAGTCCTTCAAACAATCATAATAATATGCATACACACGTGACAAGCAGTGAATAAATAAGGCACAATACACTGTGAACACCAAAGAACTTCTTCAAAATCATTGGGGAGATTGTTAAATTAGCATCACGAGATATATTGACGTGATGTGTGTATAGAGCATAGTTTTGATTATGCTACTATGCATCTgttgaaaattcaaattggatAGCTACTAAAGTATTCGGTAAATACCGATTGTAATAATTTAGAAGCTAAGTTAATTTTATCCTATAGTTAtaagatgaaaattttatgatatatttattatttttgtcaaatttatcatttaaaagttatatttattactctCACATTATCAACTATTATTTCATACCTATAACATTTTAGCAGCTCCAACTTCCTTCCACTCATTACCAAACAATACCTCAACCTAGGTATCTAACGCACTTTACTTCGtaacattaaaaacaaaaggaaagaccatctcttaaaatatttaacccGGCGTCGCTCAAGGATCAATTAAACAATCTAGAACCTGTAGCAGCttattttgacaattaaacGCCACTTAAGTTCTTTCAAGGAGCTGGAATTTTGTAGACTTGAAATGTGCTAAAACGGGGCGATTTTCATGGCACAACTCCGcgtatattttgaaaatgttacACAATCTTACCGTGTCGTTTACTTCTATATACTATGCAGCAGCCACGAAAATTCATCTCGGCACAGCAGAGGCTTCGATTAATTGAATGAATTTGGTAACGTGCACGACACGCTTATTAAAGGGCGATGACTTGAACAcaagtattattattagggGTAAAACAGTCATGCTTACACACCAGCGGTTGCATGATGCATTGGCTATAAGAATGCATTCGATCCACAACTAGTTTAACGAATGTTAAGCCAAGCAATATTAAGCTATAAGCACACGATGGCGCATCAGTTTACTCTCGGAAAATTCCTGTTCTGCCTGTTGCAGCTGGCTGCCCTGTTCACTTACACCAGTGCTGGTGTGATCTCAGTGTACTGGGGTCAGAACGGAAATGAAGGAAGTTTGGCAGATGCTTGTTCGTCCGGCAATTATGGAATTGTGAACATCGCTTTCCTAACCACATTTGGCAATAGCCAGACTCCCCAAATCAACCTAGCTGGCCACTGCGACCCGACCAATAATGGTTGCGCCGGGTTGAgcaatgaaataaaaacttgCCAGGGCCAAGGCATCAAGGTCTTGCTCTCCATTGGAGGCGCTTCCGGAAGCTATTCCCTTTCCTCTGCTGATGACGCCAGGCAAGCTTTGTTTTAGTTTCCGTTATCAAACATTttataacaagataattaattcCACTCtaatgttaattttcttgGTTTCCGTTCAGGCAAGTCGCACAATACTTGTGGGACAATTTCCTTGGAGGCCAATCAAGCTCCCGGCCATTAGGTGATGCAGTTTTAGATGGAATCGATTTCGATATTGAGGGAGGCACAAACCAACACTGGGACGAACTAGCCAGGGCCTTGTCAAATTTTAGCCAACAGAAGAAGGTTTACTTAGCAGCAGCTCCACAATGTCCGTACCCTGATGCATGGCTTGGCGGTGCACTAGGAACTGGCTTATTTGATTACGTTTGGGTCCAATTCTATAACAATCCTCCTTGTCAGTATTCCGGCAATGCGGATAATCTCAAGAACAGTTGGAATCAATGGACATCAAATCTATCTGGTTCTGGCCAAGTATTTTTGGGATTGCCAGCGTCTCCTGAAGCAGCCGGGAGCGGCTATATTCCCCCAGATGTGCTTACATCTCAGGTTCTGCCGGCTATTAAGAGTTCCCCAAAATACGGAGGAGTCATGCTCTGGTCTAGGCAGTATGACAAGAGTTATAGCTCAGCTATTAAACCCAGTGTTTGAACCATACACCATATTACCtgataatattttcttcaccttaaataattaataaatctacATGAAATAAGAATATTGTATAATCATACGCAATAAATTTAGAGCAAGAGCTTTGGCATGTAGTACTACTATGTTTCGCTTGTTTGAATTCATGAAATAGAAAAGCTCAgaggaataaaaaattatgcttgTAATAACTTTAATTgagcaataaattttggcGGCATGGGTCggttcaataattaatatttagtgCCGTCTGGTTGTAACTTGTAAGAAAAACGAGTGTCGAATTCTAAATCCCTGGTGCAGAACTATCAGATTAATGTCTACAAATTGGTTGCCTAAGCAACTCTATATCAATCATTTCTAATCCTCTTGTACTTATTGTTACATGGACTGGATTGACCGACTTTTCCGGCATATCAATCATTTCTAACTGCTCTGAGGGTTCAATACCACCACTTGCTTCCAATGTGAAATTCTTAATTCTATCTGGAAACATGTTCTCAGGTTCCATATCTTTCTTATATGCAATCAAGGGTGGACATCTGAGCTATTTAGATCTCTGAGATAACAAATTTTCACGAGAAATTCCTGATTGTTCAAGCTCTGGGCCAAATTTGGTCGTTCTTAATTTGGCCAACAATGATTTTTCTGGCAGAATTCCTAACTCAATGGACTCTAGTCGCAATATTTTTTCGTTGCATTTAAGAAACAATACTTTGGTTGGGGAGTTGCATTCGCCTATGAGATACTGCACAGAACTTAAAGTTGTTGACTTGGGAAATAATAATTCTGGGTCAATACCGTCATGGATAGGTCGTCTGCTAAGAGTTTAAGGTCAATGGAAATCTGCCTCCacaaatttgtaatctagCACACGTTCAAGTTTTGGACTTTTCACATAACAAATATCACTTTTGGACTTTTCACATATCAATATCACTGGGACGACCCCAAAGTGTCTCAGTAGTTTTAACAACAATGCTTCAAACCAAGAGTTCAAGTGCAATCATCAAATATACGTTATACTTTGAGAGCACGGTTTTGGAGAGACTGATCCACACGAAGTACGGCTGATATGCGAGGGAGTAGAGTTGGGGTACAAAAAACACCATGGGGCTTTGATACAATCCCAATATTACAGTTAGACAAGCCCAAATCAGCTAACTCTATCAATAGCGAGGAAAAGGCCCAGGCAAACTCAAGTGAGGCTATCCAAAACCGACCCCAAGATAACATCAAGCCAAGTCGCGTAAGGAAGCCTCCCAAATGGTTCAAGGATTACACACACTGAGCATATATGAGCAGAGGATTCGGTTTCTAACGGCTTTAGCTATttagagaataattttttgttatagagAGAGGTTGTTATTTAGTTTTGACAGTTGTGAGCATATTCTTGCTGCTATAAGTATTTCCATGATTGTATTTGATGGATATATAAAATTCTGGACTcagattcttcttcttctctgaatttttctctctattctCTCTTGCCATTCACtcgtttctttaaaattctgggAGCTTGCACTTGCTTGAAAAGTGTGGAAACCTTGCTGTTCGGTGTGCTCACCAGCGGCATAACATTGGTGCTTTCATTGCTATTTGCTCATCATGGCTGATTCGGAGATTCTAGATGCCATTAAAGCTTTACAAACAAAACTTGATAGCCAAACGGTCGCAGTTCATCACACGCTGCAACAATACATGCTTACCGTGGATTCTCACTTGGAGGACTTGCGTTCTCAGATCAAGGGGTTACCTTCCGGTCCAACAAATGGACTTTCGAATCCACCCCCGTTTCCACATATATCTGATGGTTCATCGGGCACCCATGACTCCAATCCTCTCTTGCGAACAATGAAACTCGAGGtcccaaaatttgatggaacTGACCCAAACGGTTGGGCTTTTCGCATCAATAAGTATTTTGATTTCCATGGCACATCCGAAGCTCTTCGTCTCCACATCGTGTCTTTTCATTTGGAAGGTCGCGCTTCGGCTTGGTACCAATGGATGAAGGCGAATGATCTTCTTACTAGTTGgaaggattttcttcaaaatctgaAGTTTCGTTTCGGAGCTTCCCTGTACGAGAACCACCAAGGCAATCTATCCAAACTTACTCAGAAATCAAGTGTGGCAGAATTTCAAACTGAGTTTGAGGACCTCATGAATAAAGTCACAGGTATTTCCGAGCCTCTCCTTATCTCATTTTTTATCACGGGGTTGTGAGTGGATATTCGTCGTGAACTGTTGCTGTCACGGCCTTCCTCGTTGATGGAGGCATTTGCACTAGCTCGTATGTTTGAAGCACGTGGAGATGAGAGTAAAGTTACGTCTAGACCTTGGTCTAAGTGGACCCACAAAACCACCACACCATCCTTTCACCCAACTACAACCAATCACAGTCCTGCAAGTGCCCCTGCCGTCAACCCACCTCAACCTACCCCGTCCACTTTACCTCCACTTTTACCAACGCCATCTCTACCTATTAAGCGTCTTTCTCCTCAAGAACTTCGTGAAAAAAAGGGAGAAAGGACTCTGCTACAATTGCGACCAGAAGTGGAGCAACTCTCATAGATGTCGTAGTAAGTTTCTGCTTCTATTAGGAACAGAGGATGTTGACGAGGCGATGGGTCCACCAATTAATTCTGAGATCTCAGATGTTGTTGAGGAAACTATTATAACTGGTGATATCTCCAGTTTAAATGCAGTAGCGGGCCAAAATACTCCTCGCTCTCTACGACTCCTTGGTGAAATTAATCAACAGCCCGTGCAAGTACTTATCGATAGTGGTAGcactcataattttattaaacccACTGTGGCTGAAGTTTTAGGGTTAGCAGTACAAGACACTACCACATTCCGGTTATATATCAGTAATGGTGATTCTTTAGTTTGTCGATATGTTTGTTCCCAAGTCGCCTTATCTATGCAAGGCCATGTTTTCTACATCGACCTTTATGTTCTTCCTATTGAGGGACCGGATATTGTCCTCGGAATTCAATGGTTACAGCTGCTTGGCAAAGTCTCTCATGACTATGCGGCATTGTCAATGGAATTTTTCTATAATGGCTCTCCTGTCTTCCTGCGAGGTGATCTCTCCTTGTCTCCAAGACCGatttcttttcatcaattacaAGCCCTCATGTCCTATGATCAAATCCACGGCCTCTTTGAATTTTTCCAGTTGCATACTACCACAGACGCGCAGGATACCCTCTCTGTTCCAACCACTGCTGCTAAGTTTGACTTCCCACCCGATTTGCCATCCCCTGTACTTGCCATTCTTCATCAATATGAGCAATTATTTCACACTCCCTCTTCCCTACCTCCTCATAGACTTATTGACCATCACATTCATCTTCTCCTAAATACTAAACCTGTCAATGTTCGCCCATACCGTTATCCTCACTTCCAAAAGGCCGAAATGGAGAGACTAATTAAAGAAATGCTTGATCAAGGCATTATTTGCCCAAGTCAGAGCCCATTCTCTTCACCTGTGTTGCTggttaaaaagaaagatggcTCCTATCGTTTTTGTGTAGATTACCGAGCCTTGAACACGGTAACAATTAAGGGCAAATTTCTGATACCAACTATTGATGAGTTATTAGACAAGCCTG from Citrus sinensis cultivar Valencia sweet orange chromosome 9, DVS_A1.0, whole genome shotgun sequence carries:
- the LOC102607011 gene encoding acidic endochitinase-like gives rise to the protein MLSQAILSYKHTMAHQFTLGKFLFCLLQLAALFTYTSAGVISVYWGQNGNEGSLADACSSGNYGIVNIAFLTTFGNSQTPQINLAGHCDPTNNGCAGLSNEIKTCQGQGIKVLLSIGGASGSYSLSSADDARQVAQYLWDNFLGGQSSSRPLGDAVLDGIDFDIEGGTNQHWDELARALSNFSQQKKVYLAAAPQCPYPDAWLGGALGTGLFDYVWVQFYNNPPCQYSGNADNLKNSWNQWTSNLSGSGQVFLGLPASPEAAGSGYIPPDVLTSQVLPAIKSSPKYGGVMLWSRQYDKSYSSAIKPSV